In Rhodothermus marinus DSM 4252, a single genomic region encodes these proteins:
- a CDS encoding peptide chain release factor 1: MEKSTVHLTETLSPELRDRILARLEEERTEPAYRLLTPSALRQLGTIHSTGDPIVSLYLELTPERRLKDAWHVAFKDLVRAKLDTIEDRRLRDHVAGELERIEMALKEGLPAMGRGVAFFVCESLGLWRQIALPIPLPDRLELASTPYTRPLVRTRDEHDRFAVALLSREHSRFFISQIGYVEEVLTLTGPKLRGLVTDWIDWNQRDDIELQLLHQEGKALATIAALVFQQFEARYLLFSAPEKLKPSFLEHLPKAIREQVGGEFEVDVHAPVHQVAEAIEPVQRAVEAREEVRTLERIQESLPERGVWGAEHVIDAINQRRVMTVAVDDAFQVAGGYCAHCDLLVLDASKPCPACGNPVEAESDIIDRALEMALAQDATIELVRSEAARTLMAQHAPMGALLRF; encoded by the coding sequence AACGCACCGAGCCGGCCTATCGGCTGCTGACACCTTCCGCACTCCGGCAACTGGGCACGATCCATTCGACCGGCGATCCGATCGTCAGCCTGTATCTGGAGCTGACGCCGGAACGGCGGCTGAAGGATGCCTGGCATGTGGCCTTCAAGGATCTGGTCCGGGCCAAACTGGACACGATCGAAGACCGTCGGTTACGCGACCACGTGGCCGGCGAACTGGAACGCATTGAAATGGCCCTGAAGGAAGGCCTGCCGGCCATGGGCCGGGGCGTGGCCTTCTTCGTGTGCGAATCGCTGGGCCTGTGGCGTCAGATTGCGCTGCCGATCCCACTCCCCGATCGGCTGGAACTGGCCTCGACGCCCTACACGCGTCCGCTGGTGCGCACGCGCGACGAGCACGACCGCTTCGCCGTGGCGCTGCTCTCGCGCGAGCACAGCCGCTTCTTCATCAGCCAGATCGGCTATGTCGAAGAAGTGCTGACGCTGACCGGTCCCAAGCTCCGCGGTCTGGTCACCGACTGGATCGACTGGAACCAGCGCGACGACATCGAGCTGCAGCTCCTGCATCAGGAAGGTAAGGCGCTGGCGACCATTGCCGCGCTGGTCTTCCAGCAGTTCGAGGCCCGCTACCTGCTCTTTTCGGCGCCCGAAAAGCTCAAGCCGAGCTTCCTGGAGCATCTACCCAAGGCCATTCGGGAGCAGGTGGGCGGTGAATTCGAGGTGGACGTGCATGCACCGGTGCATCAGGTGGCCGAGGCCATCGAGCCCGTGCAGCGGGCCGTCGAGGCGCGCGAAGAGGTGCGCACGCTCGAGCGCATTCAGGAAAGCCTGCCCGAGCGCGGCGTCTGGGGCGCCGAACACGTCATCGACGCGATCAACCAGCGGCGCGTCATGACCGTGGCCGTGGACGACGCCTTCCAGGTGGCGGGCGGCTACTGCGCGCATTGCGACCTGCTCGTGCTGGACGCCTCGAAGCCCTGCCCGGCCTGCGGCAATCCCGTGGAGGCCGAATCGGACATCATCGATCGGGCGCTCGAAATGGCGCTGGCCCAGGACGCCACGATCGAGCTGGTGCGGAGCGAGGCGGCCCGCACGCTCATGGCGCAACACGCTCCCATGGGCGCTCTGCTGCGCTTCTGA